ATGTAGCCCAAGACCAGATCGTCGTTCATCGGCAGTGGTTTGGCGGAGATCTGGCAAGGGGGATATTGGATAGCCGTCAATTTGTATTGGGGAGTCTCGCCCAGACTGCAGACCATCGGTTCATCTACAATGAGCAATCAGGAGAGCTGTCTTTCGATGCCGATGGTAGTGGTTCCCAAGCACAACAGTTAATGGCTGTGCTCAATAATCGCTCGTCTCTGTCTGTTCAGAATATTAGGGTGATAGGGTGAGATAAGGGATCCTGGTTGCCAATTCTAATGCTCGTCCCCCATTCGGTTTGAACTATAGATTTATCCTGGATACAGGATAGTCCCAATCGTTCTCTTCATAGCTGTTGATGGGGGACAGTGCAACTACCGATCTTGGAGGAAGCGTTCGTGCAGCGTAACGCATTGCTCAACATCGGATAGTCTCAACCATTGATCGATAGAAGACGTTGACTCACCCCCGACATGAGCCAGGGCGATCGCCCCTTGCTCTTCCTCAGACTCCGTTGTGACCTGAGTACGGCACTAGATGATTGCGCTCCCAGTCTTGGGTGATGGTCAGCATGGAGCTTATGAAGCCTATCCTAATCCGCGTTGCCGTTCCAGAAACTCGACCTCGGGAATGAGAGGATCGTTGACCATGCCGATGCCTGTATAGCCCCAGCGCTGCATGAGCTTTGAGAGCTGACTAGGGGCGATCGCTTCCACAGCAAAGTGCTCAGCTAACTCCCCGGCATGGGTGTTGAGGTAGCTGAGTGCATCTGCGTGGTCGGTGAAGGTGAGGATATAGGTGGGGCGATCGCCCTCATGGGCGCCCTGTCCGCGCATTTTGGCGACAAGGTATTGACCATCGGTTCGCGATCGCACGAGATAGTAGAGTTGAGAGCCTGTCATAGTACCTGCCTGAACACCATGAGTCATGCTGCCTGATCCGATCCCATATGTAGAGGGGATATCAGGACTTCTCATCATGGCACACGGCTGCTCAGGATCCAATGCCTAGCTAGAGCCAGGATTGTCGTTAGAATTAGTCTCCGCCTACACTAATGTCGGTGCCGAGAATCTGAGCATTGGTGAGGTCGATATTGTGTATAGACGCCCCTTCCACTAATGCGTGAAACATCGTGGCATTAGTCATGTCAGCACTGTTGAGGTTGGCATAGCTAAAGTTGGCATTGGTGAGGAATGCGCCCGTTAAATTAGCCTGGCTGAGATTGGCACCTTCCAAATCAGCGCCTTCTAGGTTACTATTAACCAGTGATGCGCCGCTCAAATCTGCCTCCCGTAAATCTGCGCCAATCAGATGGGTTCCGCTTAGGTCTGCATTGGTTAAATCGCAAGATTGACAGGATCCTGTGCTCAGCAATTGCTGAACGTGCTCGGGATTTTCTGCTCGGGCCGGTGCTGCCACCAATAAAATTGGGATAGCTGCCAACGTTAATATCATCTGTCTCATAGCACTTGCTCCAAGTCACGCCTCGCTACAGTGACTTCAGGTTGTCTTGAGTAAACTCCGCAGATGTTGCTAAGACATGCTATTTTGTTAATCTGAAGTTAACAATTATCGGACATAGAGGTAACAGGTTGCCTAGACAAGGACTTGTCTTTGTGGCATCGTCTGCTACTGACCTGAAGGGTTTTGTAGCTCTATAGTTCTAGTGTATGCCAATTCCTAGGCTGGAGCTTCTTCCTAGGGGAGGAACTTCACATGGCTGAAACCGGGGCGATCGCTCTCGTTGGGTAGAGATTACCCTGGCGGCTACTGGTCGAATTGCATAGTTATTACGGTTGCTCTGGGATTGCTCAACCCATGCCTTTACCCCCCGTCGCCTATCTTCTGGTTACCCACGGTAGTCGTGATCCGCGATCGCCTTGGATGGCCTGTCAATTGGCAGAACGGGTGCAGCATTGTCTGCAAACTTCTACTGCTGCCCCGCTGTGGGTGGAAACTGCCACGCTGGAATTGGCCGATGTGCCACTGCATCAACGCATTCGGCAGTTGGGCGATCGCCTCTATCACCATGGAGGAACAATGCTCCAGATTGTGCCGCTGTTTCTGCTGCCCGGTGTGCATGTGCGCGACGATATTCCAACAGAGGTGGCGATCGCCCAAGCCCATCTGCCGACTCTAGACGTGCAGATATGTCCTTACTTAGGCAGCCATCCGCATATGGCGCAACTGCTGCAGCGGTTGTTAGATCCAAGGGTAGGCAGCCGAGTGCTGGTGTCCCATGGCAGTCGGCGGGCTGGCGGCAATGCGCCTATTGAGGCGATCGCTGCTCAGCTTGGGGCGTTGCCGGCCTACTGGTCGGTGGCTCCGTCCTTGGAAGGGCAGGTGGAGCAGTTGGTGGCCATGGGCACCCAAGCGATCGCCATTGTGCCCTACTTTTTGTTTACGGGGGGGATTACCGATGCCATCGCCCAGCAGGTGCATGACCTAGCCCAGCGCCACCCCACGATTCAGTTCTCGATGGCCAAACCTCTAGGGGCGACGGCTGAGGTTGCCCATCTGGTGGCCCAGTTAAGCGATCGCCCGGCCCCGGATCGCTATGTGTCTTGTTGATTGCCGCTAGCCCGTTCAATTTCTATTCTGTGGTGCCTATGCAAGCTGCTTCCTTTGGTTATGTCTATCTCGTGGGTGCGGGGCCCGGCGATCCAGGATTGCTGACCCTGAAGGGTAAGGCCTTGCTGGAATGTGCCGATGTGGTGGTCTATGATGCCTTGGTCAGCGAGCCGATTCTGGCGATGATTAATCCCCAGGCAGAAAAAATTAATGCGGGCAAGCGGCGGGGACGGCACTCGCTGTACCAGGCGGATATTACCCACCTGTTGATTGAGAAGGCGAAAGATGCGGCAATCGTGGTGCGTCTTAAGGGGGGTGATCCTTTTGTCTTTGGGCGT
This DNA window, taken from Candidatus Obscuribacterales bacterium, encodes the following:
- a CDS encoding pentapeptide repeat-containing protein — encoded protein: MRQMILTLAAIPILLVAAPARAENPEHVQQLLSTGSCQSCDLTNADLSGTHLIGADLREADLSGASLVNSNLEGADLEGANLSQANLTGAFLTNANFSYANLNSADMTNATMFHALVEGASIHNIDLTNAQILGTDISVGGD
- a CDS encoding sirohydrochlorin chelatase encodes the protein MPLPPVAYLLVTHGSRDPRSPWMACQLAERVQHCLQTSTAAPLWVETATLELADVPLHQRIRQLGDRLYHHGGTMLQIVPLFLLPGVHVRDDIPTEVAIAQAHLPTLDVQICPYLGSHPHMAQLLQRLLDPRVGSRVLVSHGSRRAGGNAPIEAIAAQLGALPAYWSVAPSLEGQVEQLVAMGTQAIAIVPYFLFTGGITDAIAQQVHDLAQRHPTIQFSMAKPLGATAEVAHLVAQLSDRPAPDRYVSC